A genome region from Primulina eburnea isolate SZY01 chromosome 9, ASM2296580v1, whole genome shotgun sequence includes the following:
- the LOC140841292 gene encoding kinase-interacting family protein-like, whose protein sequence is MVAKAEKTGGRDAVASAAAGPRRTRSFNNKPSWLLCSIADFDDRMKLMLTRKTPKENSAAAGDSFAARANSYYHERPQLLALLQDLYNGYLSLADRYCQALAKNQQKQQHSRGSSPAPSLKLDGTSLIDEGDTGEVIDSDAESSLSFQPPSVSVVQAKENDADLMIADLVIKTVEYEIVLSELVLAEKRSGEALRKMDLQKNLLDVLDSERLILLNDNAMLGYRVAALVEENKGLASESLFLKRKAAELARCVLKSREDNRVCMLSRKIEDLQGQIYGLEKRNKDYYERIMKQEKKSEVKTTKNKEGEQVTLEDFFEAHVGGIGVAGFMNCFPVNVKKVGDQNQNRGVEGEGGGGRVSKLWDKVKKFDSFLCGPRFNSATC, encoded by the exons ATGGTAGCAAAGGCTGAGAAAACTGGCGGCAGAGACGCGGTCGCTAGTGCTGCTGCGGGGCCACGGCGGACCAGAAGTTTCAACAACAAGCCCTCTTGGCTTCTTTGCTCCATTGCTG ACTTTGACGATCGGATGAAACTGATGCTGACACGCAAAACACCAAAAGAAAACAGTGCTGCTGCTGGTGACAGTTTTGCGGCAAGAGCCAATTCTTACTACCATGAACGCCCACAGCTACTGGCTTTACTGCAGGATTTGTATAATGGTTACCTCTCGTTGGCCGACCGATACTGTCAGGCGCTTGCCAAGAACCAACAGAAACAGCAGCACAGCCGAGGCTCGTCCCCAGCTCCTTCCCTGAAGCTTGATGGAACTTCGTTGATTGATGAAGGAGATACCGGAGAAGTCATTGATTCAGATGCTGAAAGTTCGCTGTCGTTCCAGCCTCCGAGTGTATCCGTCGTACAAGCAAAAGAGAATGATGCTGATTTGATGATTGCAGACTTGGTTATAAAGACGGTGGAATATGAGATTGTTTTGAGTGAACTTGTATTAGCTGAGAAGAGGTCTGGTGAGGCATTGAGGAAAATGGATCTGCAGAAGAACCTGTTGGACGTGCTGGACTCAGAACGGTTGATTCTGCTGAACGACAATGCAATGTTGGGGTATAGAGTGGCTGCATTGGTGGAAGAGAACAAAGGATTGGCTTCTGAATCACTGTTTTTGAAAAGGAAGGCTGCTGAGCTTGCAAGGTGTGTATTGAAGTCAAGGGAGGATAACAGGGTTTGCATGCTGAGCCGGAAAATCGAGGATCTACAGGGGCAGATTTACGGGTTGGAGAAGAGAAACAAGGACTATTATGAGAGGATTATGAAACAAGAAAAGAAAAGCGAGGTGAAGACAACAAAAAATAAGGAGGGGGAACAGGTGACTTTGGAAGACTTCTTCGAAGCTCATGTTGGAGGTATCGGTGTTGCCGGTTTCATGAATTGTTTTCCTGTAAATGTGAAAAAGGTTGGTGATCAGAATCAAAATCGTGGGGTTGAAGGTGAAGGTGGCGGTGGCAGGGTTTCTAAGTTGTGGGATAAGGTCAAGAAGTTTGACTCCTTTCTCTGTGGTCCTCGATTCAATTCTGCTACTTGCTGA
- the LOC140840424 gene encoding uncharacterized protein, translated as MEIREIGARQILVYMGHLYKDLKKKDKADYFSFVDPDNIPTCPIGTDGRDLSQHIADQLEAVCRDIICLIPYNTGYHWILIIVNEDKNMIYLLDSTSNRIRDDTWKTIVTNGVKTYNASKGISKGPGFKILTGNLKQSGSVECGYCVMRYMKEIVDCDDPQLEKMFAGCIKNQYYTQCQYDEVRSEWSEFVYSYVGA; from the exons ATGGAGATAAGGGAGATAGGTGCCAGACAAATTTTAGTTTACATGGG TCACCTCTACaaagatttgaagaaaaaagaCAAGGCTGATTATTTTTCGTTTGTGGATCCCGATAATATACCTACATGCCCGATTGGCACAGATGGCCGTGACTTATCACAACATATTGCTGACCAGTTGGAAGCAGTGTGTAGAGATATCATCTGTCTCATCCCATACAACACTGG GTACCATTGGATCTTGATAATCGTCAACGAAGATAagaatatgatatatttattggaTTCTACGTCTAACAGGATCCGAGATGATACATGGAAAACTATTGTGACAAA TGGGGTGAAGACGTACAATGCCTCCAAAGGTATTTCTAAAGGGCCAGGTTTTAAAATATTGACG GGTAATCTGAAACAAAGTGGTTCGGTTGAGTGTGGATATTGCGTGATGAGGTACATGAAAGAGATAGTCGATTGCGATGATCCACAGTTGGAGAAGATG tttgcaGGATGCATCAAGAACCAGTACTACACCCAATGTCAATATGACGAGGTTAGAAGTGAATGGAGTGAATTTGTTTACTCCTATGTAGGTGCTTAG